From a single Anaerolineaceae bacterium oral taxon 439 genomic region:
- a CDS encoding YgiQ family radical SAM protein: protein MFLPTTAEEMQARGWRRPDVILVSGDTYIDSPYSGVALIGRILDNAGYKVAILAQPDIASEEDFTRLGEPALFWGVTGGLVDSMVSNYTALNKPRRQDDFTPGGVNNRRPDRAVLAYTNLIRRYFKNTVPIVLGGVEAGLRRVAHYDFWTNKVRGSILFDAKADYLLYGMADRSILQLAKALRDGKPVEAIRGLCYGAKEAPAGASILPSFEECRTDPDAFTRMFKTFYQNNDAVSGFILAQRHGERYLVQNPPAKPLNQRELDAVYDLQFERDVHPYYKRQGEVRALQTIRFSVPTHRGCYGECNYCAIAVHEGRTVQWRSEASILREIRTISELPDFKGYILDLGGPTANMYGYECPKKLVKGACRDRRCIYPAVCPSLPVNHQSQLTLLEKARKIPGVKKIMIASGIRYDLLPSDLVYGKAYLRDVIRYHVSGQLRVAPEHDSPKVLAAMGKPGKGALLTFKREFDRETKAAGLPQFLSYYFIACHPGCGERDMLGLKKFCDETLGVTPEQTQIFTPTPSTWSSLMYYTERDPESGEPIFVEKDPFRKQRQKDILLGKTGTSEPRGGAPGRRRTRTRGERDLNREGARGDRSERWRSAPARGDGKKADPAPETLEDGRRGSRSPSFRCNDRAPSEDGFPEKISRPP, encoded by the coding sequence ATGTTTCTTCCGACGACGGCTGAGGAAATGCAGGCGCGGGGCTGGCGGCGTCCGGACGTCATCCTCGTCAGCGGCGATACTTATATTGATTCCCCGTACAGCGGCGTCGCGCTGATCGGCCGGATTTTAGATAACGCAGGCTATAAGGTCGCGATCCTGGCCCAGCCGGATATCGCGAGCGAGGAAGATTTTACCCGTCTGGGCGAACCGGCGCTTTTCTGGGGCGTGACCGGTGGGCTGGTTGACTCGATGGTTTCGAATTACACGGCGCTGAACAAGCCGCGCCGGCAGGACGATTTTACCCCAGGCGGCGTTAACAACCGGCGCCCGGACCGCGCCGTTCTCGCGTATACGAACCTGATCCGCCGTTATTTCAAGAATACTGTCCCGATCGTTCTGGGCGGGGTGGAAGCCGGGCTGCGCCGCGTCGCGCATTATGACTTCTGGACGAATAAGGTGCGCGGGTCGATCCTTTTCGACGCGAAGGCGGATTACCTGCTGTACGGGATGGCGGACCGCTCGATTTTGCAGCTGGCAAAGGCGCTCCGGGATGGGAAGCCGGTCGAGGCGATTCGCGGGCTTTGCTATGGGGCGAAGGAAGCGCCGGCAGGGGCTTCGATCCTGCCTTCGTTTGAGGAATGCCGGACGGATCCGGACGCTTTTACGCGCATGTTCAAGACGTTTTATCAGAATAACGACGCCGTCAGCGGTTTCATCCTGGCGCAGCGGCACGGCGAGCGTTATCTCGTTCAGAATCCGCCGGCGAAGCCGCTGAATCAGCGGGAGCTGGACGCGGTATACGACCTGCAGTTTGAACGGGACGTCCATCCGTATTATAAGCGGCAGGGCGAGGTCCGCGCGCTCCAGACGATTCGTTTCTCTGTCCCGACGCACCGCGGCTGCTACGGCGAATGCAATTACTGCGCTATTGCGGTTCACGAGGGCCGGACGGTGCAATGGCGATCGGAGGCGTCGATCCTGAGGGAGATTCGGACGATCAGCGAGCTTCCCGATTTTAAGGGGTATATTCTTGATCTGGGCGGTCCGACCGCGAACATGTACGGGTACGAATGCCCGAAGAAGCTGGTTAAGGGGGCCTGCAGGGATCGGCGCTGTATCTATCCGGCTGTCTGCCCCTCGCTTCCGGTCAATCATCAGTCGCAGCTGACGCTTCTCGAAAAGGCTCGGAAAATTCCGGGCGTGAAGAAAATTATGATCGCGTCGGGAATTCGATATGACCTGCTCCCGTCCGACCTGGTATACGGGAAGGCTTATCTCCGCGACGTGATCCGGTACCATGTTTCCGGTCAGCTGCGCGTCGCCCCGGAGCATGACAGCCCGAAGGTCCTGGCGGCGATGGGGAAGCCGGGGAAGGGAGCGCTCCTGACGTTCAAGCGCGAATTCGACCGTGAGACGAAGGCGGCAGGCCTGCCGCAGTTTTTAAGCTATTATTTCATCGCCTGTCATCCGGGCTGTGGCGAGCGGGACATGCTCGGGCTGAAGAAATTCTGCGACGAAACGCTGGGCGTGACGCCGGAACAGACGCAGATTTTCACCCCGACCCCTTCGACCTGGTCGTCGCTGATGTACTATACGGAGCGCGATCCGGAATCCGGAGAACCGATCTTCGTTGAGAAGGATCCTTTCCGAAAGCAGCGGCAAAAAGACATCCTTCTCGGGAAAACGGGGACTTCGGAACCGCGCGGCGGAGCGCCGGGCCGTCGGCGAACGAGGACCCGCGGCGAGCGGGATCTGAATCGGGAAGGTGCGCGGGGAGACCGTTCCGAGCGTTGGAGAAGCGCCCCGGCGCGCGGAGACGGAAAAAAAGCGGACCCCGCTCCCGAAACGCTGGAAGACGGTCGCCGCGGGTCGCGCTCTCCGTCGTTCCGTTGCAACGACCGGGCCCCGTCAGAAGACGGGTTCCCCGAAAAAATAAGCCGGCCGCCCTGA
- a CDS encoding 3-deoxy-7-phosphoheptulonate synthase: MIVVLKKDPDERQLDNLIQWLKSLNLDVHLSSGINTTIVGLVGDTSVVDIDLIRALDIVSDVKRVQEPYKNANRKFHPDDTVIEVSGIKIGGGNRVLMAGPCSVESEDQIVEIAKRVKAAGAAFLRGGAFKPRSSPYAFQGLGKVGLELLKVARAETGLPIVTELMTSSQLPLFDDIDVIQIGARNMQNFDLLKDVGHSDKPVLLKRGLANTLEELLMSAEYIMANGNHNVMLCERGFRTFETAMRNTLDLAAIPYLKEKSHLPVIVDPSHATGAAALIKPVSLAATVVGADGLIIEVHNNPAKAFSDGKQSLTPDAFDDVARSVRQLYPYAYDLWKEGRL, encoded by the coding sequence ATGATTGTAGTCTTGAAGAAGGATCCGGACGAACGTCAGCTCGATAATTTAATCCAGTGGCTTAAGAGTTTAAACCTGGATGTTCATCTGAGTTCCGGGATCAACACGACGATCGTCGGGCTGGTCGGGGACACATCGGTCGTCGATATCGACCTGATCCGTGCGCTCGATATCGTTTCCGACGTTAAACGCGTTCAGGAGCCGTATAAAAACGCTAATCGCAAGTTTCATCCGGACGATACGGTTATCGAGGTCAGCGGGATTAAGATCGGCGGCGGAAACCGCGTCCTGATGGCCGGGCCCTGTTCCGTTGAATCCGAGGATCAGATCGTCGAAATCGCGAAACGCGTCAAGGCCGCGGGCGCGGCTTTTTTACGCGGCGGCGCGTTCAAGCCGCGGTCCTCGCCATACGCTTTTCAGGGGCTGGGAAAGGTTGGGCTGGAGCTGCTGAAAGTCGCGCGGGCGGAAACGGGGCTGCCGATTGTGACGGAGCTGATGACCTCGTCGCAGCTGCCGCTTTTCGACGATATCGACGTGATTCAGATCGGCGCGCGCAACATGCAGAATTTTGACCTGCTGAAGGACGTCGGACACAGCGATAAACCCGTCCTGCTCAAGCGCGGGCTGGCGAATACGCTGGAGGAATTGCTGATGAGCGCCGAATATATCATGGCGAACGGCAACCACAATGTGATGCTCTGTGAGCGCGGGTTCCGGACGTTTGAAACCGCCATGCGGAATACGCTCGATCTCGCCGCCATCCCCTACCTGAAAGAAAAGTCGCATTTGCCCGTGATCGTCGATCCGAGCCACGCGACCGGAGCGGCGGCGCTGATTAAGCCGGTCTCGCTGGCGGCGACGGTCGTCGGCGCGGATGGGCTGATTATCGAAGTGCATAATAATCCGGCGAAAGCGTTCAGCGATGGGAAGCAGTCGCTGACGCCGGACGCGTTCGACGACGTCGCACGCTCGGTCCGGCAGCTCTATCCATACGCTTACGATTTATGGAAAGAGGGACGGTTATGA